From the Salinimicrobium tongyeongense genome, one window contains:
- a CDS encoding YeeE/YedE family protein has product MEMILEPWPWYVAGPLIALVMFLLIFMGKKFGMSSNLETMCTVCGAGKVSGYFKVDWKASRWNLLVILGAAIGGFVGAHLLSNGKAVNISEETVSNLQELGFMSAGEAYLPERLFSLEALSSIESVVILLVGGLLIGFGARYAAGCTSGHAISGLSNLQLPSLIAVIGFFIGGLVMVHLLFPIIF; this is encoded by the coding sequence ATGGAAATGATCCTTGAACCCTGGCCCTGGTATGTGGCCGGCCCCTTAATCGCTTTGGTGATGTTCCTGCTCATCTTTATGGGCAAAAAATTCGGGATGTCTTCTAACCTTGAGACCATGTGCACGGTTTGTGGTGCCGGTAAGGTTTCGGGTTATTTCAAGGTAGACTGGAAAGCCAGCCGCTGGAACCTGCTGGTCATTCTGGGGGCGGCAATAGGAGGTTTTGTAGGCGCACATTTGCTGTCAAACGGCAAAGCGGTAAATATTTCAGAAGAAACTGTCTCGAACCTTCAAGAACTCGGTTTTATGAGTGCCGGGGAGGCTTATCTCCCCGAGAGGCTTTTCAGCCTTGAGGCTTTAAGCAGCATAGAATCTGTGGTGATCTTACTGGTGGGCGGGCTGTTGATTGGGTTTGGTGCCCGTTATGCTGCCGGGTGTACCTCGGGGCATGCTATTTCTGGTTTAAGTAACCTGCAGTTGCCGTCATTGATCGCCGTGATCGGTTTTTTTATAGGCGGGCTGGTGATGGTTCATTTATTATTTCCAATAATTTTTTAA
- a CDS encoding NAD(P)-dependent oxidoreductase — MKFQKIVCVDYTKLEPWALEELQEMSEEKIEVYDDFPNSEEEVLQRIGDADAVFVSWKTEIPEAVIRQCANLKYIGMACSLYDDESANVAVNFARSRGITVTGIRDYGDPGVAEFIVAELIRLFHGLGEHQWKEMPVELTGKKIGIIGFGVTGQLLANCLKPFEPQLFYYSRTRKEELENGIKYLPLQELLQTAEVISLHLPRNTVLLNRAEFDIFGTGKILINTSLGLPFEAPAFKHWIKKEGNFAIFDGDGKKELSAETEGLSRVIASGKSAGWAAETQRRLSKKVLQNAKDFLQ, encoded by the coding sequence ATGAAGTTTCAAAAGATTGTCTGTGTAGACTACACCAAACTTGAACCCTGGGCACTGGAAGAGCTTCAGGAAATGAGTGAGGAAAAAATCGAAGTGTATGATGATTTTCCAAATTCAGAAGAGGAAGTCCTGCAACGAATAGGAGATGCCGATGCTGTTTTTGTTTCCTGGAAAACTGAAATTCCGGAGGCGGTGATCAGGCAGTGTGCAAACCTTAAATATATTGGTATGGCCTGCAGTTTGTACGATGACGAATCGGCTAATGTGGCGGTTAATTTTGCACGCAGCAGAGGGATCACCGTTACCGGGATTAGGGATTACGGAGATCCGGGGGTGGCCGAATTCATAGTTGCGGAATTGATAAGACTTTTTCACGGCCTGGGAGAGCATCAATGGAAAGAAATGCCGGTGGAGCTAACTGGTAAGAAAATTGGGATCATTGGCTTTGGGGTAACCGGCCAGTTGCTGGCAAATTGCCTTAAACCCTTTGAACCACAACTGTTTTACTACAGCCGCACCCGAAAGGAAGAGCTTGAAAACGGGATAAAATACCTGCCCCTGCAGGAATTATTGCAGACGGCAGAGGTGATTTCCCTTCATCTTCCCCGAAACACCGTACTTTTAAACAGGGCCGAATTTGACATTTTTGGCACCGGAAAGATCCTGATCAATACTTCCCTCGGGCTTCCTTTTGAAGCACCTGCTTTTAAGCACTGGATAAAAAAGGAGGGGAATTTTGCCATTTTTGACGGGGATGGGAAGAAGGAACTTTCCGCAGAAACTGAAGGGCTGTCACGGGTGATCGCATCGGGGAAGAGTGCCGGCTGGGCTGCCGAAACCCAGAGAAGGCTTTCAAAAAAAGTACTGCAAAATGCAAAAGATTTCCTGCAGTAA
- a CDS encoding acyl-CoA carboxylase subunit beta translates to MSDNTKKLEEKIAEALKGGGEKRIAKQHQQKKLTARERVDYLLDEGSFEEIGILVTHRTTDFGMEEQQYYGDGVVTGYGTINGRLVYIFAQDFTVFGGSLSETHAEKICKVMDHAMKVGAPVIGLNDSGGARIQEGVKSLGGYADIFHRNVQASGVIPQISAIMGPCAGGAVYSPAMTDFTFMVQDTSYMFVTGPNVVKTVTNEEVTSEELGGASTHSTKSGVTHRTAANDISCLEDIKKLLSYMPQNNKHCPEKLPYEFGDELREELESIVPHSSHKPYDMHEVIKGIIDENSFFEIHKNYADNIIVGFARLGGRSIGIVANQPMSLAGVLDVESSRKAARFTRFCDCFNIPLLVLVDVPGFLPGTDQEWNGIILHGAKLLYALSEATVPRVTVITRKAYGGAYDVMNSKHIGADLNFAWPTAEIAVMGAKGASEIIFRKEIKAAEDPELKLSEKEKEYAEKFANPFKAAQRGFIDEVIKPKDTRRKLLKAFSMLENKEILRIDRKHGNIPL, encoded by the coding sequence ATGAGCGACAATACTAAAAAGCTGGAAGAGAAAATTGCCGAAGCCCTAAAAGGCGGCGGCGAAAAAAGAATAGCAAAACAACATCAACAAAAAAAACTTACTGCTCGTGAACGGGTAGATTATCTGCTGGATGAAGGTTCTTTTGAAGAGATCGGGATCCTTGTGACGCACCGTACCACCGATTTTGGGATGGAAGAGCAACAGTACTACGGCGACGGGGTGGTGACCGGCTACGGTACCATAAACGGCCGACTTGTTTATATTTTTGCACAGGATTTTACCGTTTTTGGGGGCTCCCTGTCTGAAACCCACGCCGAAAAGATATGTAAAGTGATGGACCATGCGATGAAGGTAGGTGCTCCCGTCATTGGGCTCAATGATTCGGGGGGAGCCAGGATCCAGGAAGGGGTGAAGTCGCTTGGAGGCTATGCCGATATTTTTCACAGGAATGTCCAGGCTTCAGGAGTTATTCCGCAGATATCAGCCATTATGGGGCCCTGTGCCGGCGGGGCAGTTTATTCCCCGGCCATGACCGATTTCACATTCATGGTTCAGGATACAAGTTATATGTTCGTTACCGGCCCAAATGTGGTAAAAACGGTGACCAATGAAGAAGTGACTTCCGAAGAACTGGGTGGTGCCAGCACCCACTCCACAAAAAGTGGGGTAACCCATCGCACCGCGGCAAATGATATCAGCTGTCTGGAAGACATCAAAAAGCTGCTGAGCTACATGCCGCAGAATAACAAGCATTGCCCTGAAAAACTGCCTTATGAATTTGGGGATGAGCTGCGCGAAGAGCTGGAATCTATAGTACCCCACAGTTCGCACAAGCCTTATGATATGCACGAGGTGATCAAAGGAATTATAGACGAAAATAGCTTTTTTGAGATCCATAAAAATTACGCCGATAATATTATTGTGGGTTTTGCACGCCTGGGCGGCAGGAGCATTGGTATTGTTGCCAACCAGCCTATGAGCCTTGCAGGGGTCTTGGATGTTGAATCTTCCAGAAAAGCGGCCCGTTTTACACGTTTCTGCGACTGTTTTAATATTCCGTTGCTCGTTCTTGTTGATGTGCCAGGCTTTTTGCCGGGAACAGACCAGGAGTGGAACGGGATCATTCTTCACGGCGCAAAATTACTTTATGCTCTTAGCGAAGCAACTGTTCCAAGGGTAACGGTAATTACGCGTAAAGCCTACGGCGGCGCTTATGATGTAATGAACTCCAAACACATTGGAGCCGATCTCAACTTCGCCTGGCCTACTGCCGAAATTGCCGTAATGGGCGCAAAAGGGGCCAGTGAGATCATTTTTAGAAAAGAGATCAAAGCTGCGGAAGATCCTGAATTAAAACTTTCAGAAAAGGAAAAGGAATATGCCGAAAAATTTGCCAATCCGTTTAAGGCGGCACAACGCGGATTTATTGATGAAGTGATCAAACCCAAAGACACACGGAGAAAACTTCTGAAAGCCTTTAGTATGCTGGAGAACAAGGAAATATTGAGAATTGACAGGAAACATGGAAACATACCACTCTAA
- the accC gene encoding acetyl-CoA carboxylase biotin carboxylase subunit: MKKILVANRCEIALRIMKTAQKMGIKTVGVFSTVDRNAPHVKFADEAVCIGEAPSNQSYLQGDKIIEVAKELGVEGIHPGYGFLSENAEFAEKVEKNGLTWIGPGSKAIRIMGSKLAAKDAVKKYDIPMVPGIDEAITDPDKARKIASEIGFPILIKASAGGGGKGMRIVEEEKDLEDQMKRAISEAESAFGDGSVFIEKYVGSPRHIEIQVLTDTHGNFLHLFERECSIQRRHQKVVEEAPSVILDEDLRKKMGEAAVKVARACDYVGAGTVEFLMDENKNFYFLEMNTRLQVEHPVTELITGIDLVEQQIKIARGEALAFSQQDLNITGHAVELRVYAEDPLEDFMPSVGLLEKYQGPTGEGVRLDDGFEQGMEVPIYYDPMLAKLITYGKTREEAIQRMLKAISEYEVKGVDTTLSFGKFVFEHEAFKSGNFDTHFVKKYYSAEKLEAQTREEAELAALVALKQYLKDREQLRLPNK, translated from the coding sequence ATGAAAAAGATATTAGTAGCAAACAGGTGTGAAATAGCCTTGAGAATCATGAAGACGGCCCAAAAAATGGGGATTAAGACCGTGGGCGTGTTCTCTACGGTAGATCGTAACGCGCCTCATGTGAAATTTGCAGATGAGGCCGTTTGCATAGGAGAAGCGCCTTCAAACCAGTCTTACCTGCAAGGGGACAAGATCATTGAGGTCGCAAAAGAGCTGGGTGTGGAGGGGATTCATCCCGGCTATGGTTTTTTAAGTGAAAACGCCGAATTTGCCGAAAAAGTAGAAAAAAATGGCCTTACCTGGATTGGTCCGGGTTCAAAGGCTATCAGGATCATGGGGAGTAAGCTGGCTGCAAAAGATGCGGTGAAGAAGTACGACATTCCCATGGTGCCGGGAATTGACGAGGCGATCACAGATCCCGATAAAGCCAGAAAAATAGCTTCGGAAATCGGATTTCCCATTTTGATCAAAGCATCGGCCGGAGGTGGCGGGAAAGGCATGCGCATCGTCGAAGAAGAAAAGGATCTTGAAGACCAGATGAAGCGCGCCATTAGTGAAGCCGAATCGGCTTTTGGTGACGGTTCTGTCTTTATAGAAAAATATGTGGGGAGTCCGCGGCACATCGAGATACAGGTACTTACCGATACCCACGGCAATTTTCTGCACCTTTTTGAGCGGGAGTGCAGCATTCAAAGGCGCCATCAAAAAGTGGTGGAAGAAGCACCTTCAGTAATTCTTGATGAAGACCTGCGGAAAAAAATGGGGGAAGCCGCTGTAAAAGTGGCCAGGGCCTGTGATTACGTGGGTGCAGGTACGGTAGAATTCCTCATGGACGAAAATAAAAACTTCTATTTTTTAGAAATGAATACCCGCCTGCAGGTAGAGCATCCCGTCACCGAATTGATCACCGGGATAGACCTGGTAGAGCAGCAAATAAAGATTGCCCGAGGCGAGGCTTTGGCATTTTCACAACAAGACCTAAACATTACAGGCCACGCCGTTGAGCTTCGGGTCTATGCCGAAGATCCTTTGGAAGATTTCATGCCCAGTGTTGGCCTGCTCGAAAAGTACCAGGGGCCTACAGGAGAAGGGGTGAGGCTTGACGACGGTTTTGAACAGGGCATGGAAGTTCCCATCTATTACGATCCCATGCTGGCCAAACTCATTACCTACGGAAAAACCCGTGAAGAAGCCATTCAGCGCATGCTGAAGGCCATTAGTGAATATGAAGTAAAAGGTGTTGATACCACTTTATCTTTTGGAAAGTTCGTATTTGAACACGAGGCTTTCAAAAGTGGCAATTTTGATACACATTTTGTGAAAAAATATTATTCCGCAGAAAAACTGGAAGCTCAAACCCGTGAAGAAGCCGAGCTTGCTGCCCTTGTGGCACTAAAGCAATATTTGAAAGACAGGGAACAACTGCGATTACCCAACAAGTAA
- a CDS encoding acetyl-CoA carboxylase biotin carboxyl carrier protein subunit produces MEEKYKVKVNDSMQFEFSREQIEVLDLQANASGAGHVLQKHRSFTTSIQKSDFLERSYTIRVNSAAYEVKIFNELDLLIEDMGLSLAAAQVINDIKAPMPGLILDVQVTPGDEVKEGDYLLVLEAMKMENTLTAPRDGVVKTVEVQKGQTVDKNQLLIEME; encoded by the coding sequence ATGGAAGAAAAATATAAAGTAAAGGTAAACGACAGCATGCAGTTTGAGTTTAGCCGGGAACAAATAGAAGTTCTTGATTTACAGGCTAATGCTTCGGGCGCTGGCCACGTACTCCAAAAACATCGTTCGTTTACAACCAGCATTCAAAAATCCGATTTTTTAGAACGTTCGTATACAATAAGAGTAAATTCGGCAGCCTATGAGGTGAAAATTTTCAATGAGCTCGATCTGCTCATTGAAGACATGGGCCTTAGCCTTGCCGCTGCACAGGTGATCAACGACATTAAAGCCCCCATGCCCGGCCTAATCCTCGATGTACAGGTAACACCTGGAGATGAGGTGAAAGAAGGTGACTACCTTTTGGTCCTTGAAGCCATGAAAATGGAAAATACTTTGACCGCGCCACGTGACGGGGTCGTAAAGACCGTAGAGGTTCAAAAAGGGCAAACTGTAGACAAAAACCAGTTGCTTATTGAAATGGAATAA
- a CDS encoding DUF3703 domain-containing protein, translated as MKFYTKIPKRLKYFYLRELVQYKWAFRQGDFIHAWHHLERAHIIGQAYPYEHSYAHWLMLKFGIAVKDAKEILGQLPRLLVGGVKSFVGKIPLGNTGGANVPPLRPMPVPQDIQELFR; from the coding sequence ATGAAGTTTTACACCAAAATTCCGAAGCGGCTAAAATACTTTTACTTGCGCGAACTGGTTCAGTACAAATGGGCTTTTAGGCAGGGGGATTTTATACATGCCTGGCATCATCTTGAGCGGGCGCATATTATAGGGCAGGCTTACCCATATGAACATTCGTATGCTCACTGGCTTATGCTGAAGTTTGGGATAGCTGTAAAAGATGCCAAAGAAATCCTGGGGCAGTTGCCCCGCCTGCTGGTTGGAGGTGTTAAATCTTTTGTGGGAAAGATCCCTTTGGGAAATACAGGAGGCGCCAATGTTCCGCCTTTGCGGCCCATGCCCGTACCACAGGATATTCAGGAATTGTTCAGGTAA
- a CDS encoding MBL fold metallo-hydrolase: MKIKQFKDSPLAHYSYAIVSDGKMALVDPGRNPLQYYRYAEEENAKIVAVFETHPHADFVSAHCQIHEQTGATIYVSKLLGADYAHKAFDEGESFKMGQVSFKALNTPGHSPDSITIVAEDKGEVALFTGDTLFIGDVGRPDLREKVGNMTAKRVELAKAMYHTMQNKYNDLPGEALVYPAHGAGSLCGKNMSTASSSTLENERKYNWAFQEQTEEKFVQTILQDQPFIPHYFGFNVDVNKTGAENVQQTKAAVKLQLLADKVEEGITVVDVRDGDIFKKGHLSNSINIMARSENDKFETWLGAIVKPEEPFYLVVEGVAQVGDILERTAKIGYEKQVRGIVTLSQNVVENSAQFDLEDFKAHKEKYTIVDIRNESEVAQEKIFDAAISIPLNELRERANQIPADKPILVHCAGGYRSSAGSSILENHFPKTKVYDLSEDIKKFS; this comes from the coding sequence ATGAAAATCAAACAATTTAAAGATAGTCCTCTCGCACATTATTCTTATGCCATAGTAAGTGATGGTAAAATGGCCCTGGTAGATCCGGGTCGCAACCCGTTGCAGTATTACCGGTATGCCGAAGAGGAAAATGCAAAAATTGTCGCTGTCTTTGAGACCCATCCTCATGCCGATTTTGTGAGTGCGCATTGCCAGATCCACGAACAAACAGGTGCCACTATCTATGTGAGCAAACTTCTTGGTGCCGATTATGCGCACAAGGCTTTTGATGAAGGAGAGTCTTTTAAAATGGGGCAGGTAAGTTTTAAAGCTCTTAATACCCCCGGACATTCACCAGACAGTATCACTATTGTTGCTGAAGATAAGGGGGAAGTAGCCCTCTTTACCGGAGACACGCTGTTTATTGGAGATGTAGGCCGTCCCGACCTTAGGGAGAAAGTAGGGAACATGACTGCCAAACGTGTAGAACTGGCAAAGGCCATGTACCATACCATGCAGAACAAATACAACGATCTACCGGGTGAGGCATTGGTTTACCCGGCACACGGGGCAGGTTCTCTCTGCGGAAAGAACATGAGCACAGCTTCCAGCAGCACCCTTGAGAATGAACGTAAATACAACTGGGCATTTCAGGAGCAGACAGAAGAAAAATTTGTGCAGACTATTCTACAAGACCAGCCATTTATTCCGCATTATTTCGGGTTTAATGTTGATGTGAACAAGACCGGAGCCGAGAATGTGCAGCAGACCAAAGCGGCCGTTAAACTTCAGCTTTTGGCAGATAAAGTGGAAGAAGGAATCACAGTGGTTGATGTACGTGATGGCGATATCTTTAAAAAAGGGCATTTATCGAACAGCATAAACATTATGGCCCGCAGTGAAAATGATAAATTTGAAACCTGGCTGGGGGCCATTGTAAAGCCTGAAGAACCTTTTTACCTGGTGGTAGAGGGCGTAGCGCAGGTGGGCGATATTTTGGAGCGTACGGCCAAGATAGGTTATGAAAAGCAGGTGAGGGGTATAGTGACCTTATCCCAAAATGTCGTGGAAAACTCTGCTCAGTTTGATCTTGAAGACTTCAAAGCCCATAAAGAAAAATACACCATTGTTGACATCAGGAATGAAAGTGAAGTAGCCCAGGAGAAGATCTTTGATGCCGCGATTAGCATTCCTCTAAACGAATTAAGGGAACGCGCTAACCAAATCCCTGCAGATAAACCTATCCTGGTGCATTGTGCAGGTGGTTACAGGTCTTCAGCCGGAAGCAGCATCCTTGAAAACCACTTTCCGAAGACAAAAGTCTATGATTTAAGTGAAGACATTAAAAAGTTCAGCTAA
- a CDS encoding DUF2231 domain-containing protein, producing the protein MEEIPDFWRTEVFHPLSVHFPIALLVVAFLFKVVALKYSREVWERGGTVLLIAGLVTLWISVFTGDLADGIVSRKICDPTILKEHENMAWATAWFFSAGLGVDLLRQLKYPIFKNMFFRLIMILLLATGTGTLTYTGHLGASLVYQQAAGVYVPSQDCAEFE; encoded by the coding sequence ATGGAAGAAATACCCGATTTTTGGCGGACAGAGGTTTTTCATCCTCTGTCTGTCCATTTCCCCATCGCCCTGCTGGTGGTAGCCTTCCTCTTTAAGGTGGTTGCGCTAAAATATTCAAGAGAAGTGTGGGAAAGAGGAGGGACGGTTTTATTGATAGCCGGGCTGGTCACGCTCTGGATCTCCGTTTTTACCGGTGATCTTGCCGATGGGATTGTCTCCCGAAAAATTTGCGATCCTACCATCTTAAAGGAACATGAGAATATGGCCTGGGCCACTGCCTGGTTCTTTTCTGCAGGCCTGGGGGTAGATCTTTTAAGACAGCTCAAATATCCCATTTTTAAGAATATGTTTTTCAGGTTGATCATGATTCTCCTGCTGGCCACCGGTACCGGTACCCTTACCTATACCGGCCATCTTGGGGCTAGCCTTGTGTACCAACAGGCTGCTGGGGTTTACGTTCCTTCACAGGATTGTGCGGAATTTGAATAG
- a CDS encoding class I SAM-dependent methyltransferase codes for MKEMWDERYSTEEYVYGEVPNEYFHSRFTQFDPGEILFAAEGEGRNAVFAAKCDWKVTAFDQSEAGKRKALKLAEKHKVALDYRVGDLPSLGFEKGDFDAIALVYAHFPVEVRKKYHELLISYLRRDGLIFFEGFSKKHKKYQEKNPKVGGPKEEALLFSIEEIKEDFGSLNFLELYETEVDLKEGTGHDGLGAVIRFVAQKK; via the coding sequence ATGAAAGAAATGTGGGATGAACGCTACAGTACAGAAGAATATGTTTACGGCGAGGTTCCGAATGAATATTTTCATTCGAGATTTACGCAATTTGACCCGGGCGAAATTCTCTTTGCTGCTGAAGGTGAAGGCCGAAATGCAGTCTTTGCGGCAAAATGTGACTGGAAGGTAACAGCGTTTGACCAAAGTGAGGCAGGTAAAAGAAAAGCTTTAAAACTGGCTGAAAAACATAAGGTAGCCTTAGATTACAGGGTAGGGGACCTGCCCTCCCTGGGGTTTGAAAAAGGGGATTTTGATGCCATAGCCCTGGTCTATGCTCATTTTCCTGTGGAAGTGAGGAAAAAATACCACGAATTATTGATTTCCTATCTTCGAAGGGACGGATTGATATTCTTTGAAGGCTTCAGCAAAAAACATAAGAAATATCAGGAGAAAAACCCGAAGGTTGGGGGACCCAAAGAGGAAGCTTTACTATTTTCAATAGAAGAAATAAAAGAGGATTTTGGAAGCCTTAACTTCCTTGAACTGTATGAAACCGAAGTAGATTTAAAAGAAGGGACCGGGCATGACGGCCTGGGGGCAGTAATTCGGTTTGTGGCCCAGAAAAAGTAA
- a CDS encoding class I SAM-dependent methyltransferase: MNGSRQHWDKVYSEKAPTEVSWYEPMPQISLELIRSCGISEDAAIIDIGGGDSFLAEFLISLGYTNVTVVDISSKAIARAKERMCEKADEVKWIVADVSNFEPERQYDLWHDRAAFHFLTAGQEKQAYLEKLKNAVKPGGYVIMGTFSERGPEKCSGLEVQRYSVNNLCQLFEKEFSMLNGKNVDHQTPSGKSQNFTFCSFQKKQ; the protein is encoded by the coding sequence ATGAACGGGAGTCGGCAACACTGGGATAAGGTATATTCTGAAAAAGCACCTACAGAGGTGAGCTGGTATGAACCCATGCCTCAAATCTCCCTTGAGCTTATAAGGAGCTGCGGAATTTCGGAAGACGCAGCCATAATTGATATTGGCGGAGGGGATAGTTTCCTGGCCGAATTTCTTATTTCCCTCGGCTATACAAATGTGACCGTGGTTGATATTTCTTCTAAGGCCATCGCCCGTGCAAAAGAACGCATGTGTGAAAAGGCCGATGAGGTGAAATGGATTGTAGCCGATGTTTCAAATTTTGAACCCGAGAGGCAGTACGACCTTTGGCACGACCGGGCTGCTTTTCATTTTCTTACTGCAGGGCAGGAAAAGCAGGCTTATTTGGAAAAGCTGAAAAATGCTGTAAAACCGGGCGGCTATGTAATTATGGGTACCTTTTCGGAACGAGGCCCTGAAAAATGCAGCGGGCTCGAAGTGCAGCGGTATTCAGTGAACAACCTGTGCCAGCTGTTTGAGAAGGAATTCAGTATGTTAAACGGGAAGAATGTAGACCACCAGACTCCTTCGGGAAAATCACAGAACTTTACTTTTTGCAGTTTTCAGAAGAAACAATAA
- a CDS encoding MBL fold metallo-hydrolase: protein MMNRFGKTPAGNRLQRIKNSPNYREGSFKNVEETSVNPGDTSVFTILKKMIFRPSSVRPSGELPHLKPSLKKLPPNKPQLVWFGHSSYLLQINGFRVLVDPVFSGNASPFRFFGKAFEGADIFNAEDMPKIDLLVITHDHYDHLDYPSIKKLLPKVEKVVTALGVGAHLESWGVKNGKIYELDWWEAVQLCKGVKMTSTPARHFSGRSFKRAQTLWSSFVLELFDFRIFLGGDSGYDNSFKKIGEKFGPFDLALLECGQFGKYWPQIHMFPEQTVQAAQDLQAKKLVPVHWAKFVLSYHPWNEPIQRFVTAARASKLNYVSPKIGEIVDLSSEYQQEPWWLFEENKTEQYERESATLG from the coding sequence ATGATGAACAGGTTTGGAAAAACCCCGGCCGGCAATCGCCTGCAGCGCATAAAGAACTCACCTAATTACCGGGAGGGCAGTTTTAAGAATGTAGAAGAAACTTCGGTAAACCCCGGAGATACCTCTGTGTTCACCATTCTCAAAAAGATGATTTTCAGGCCGTCTTCGGTGAGGCCTTCGGGCGAACTGCCGCACTTAAAACCCAGTCTCAAAAAGCTCCCTCCAAACAAACCGCAGTTGGTGTGGTTTGGGCATTCGTCATACCTGCTTCAAATTAATGGCTTTAGGGTGCTGGTAGACCCTGTTTTTAGCGGAAATGCATCTCCCTTTCGCTTCTTCGGAAAAGCTTTTGAGGGGGCAGATATTTTTAATGCTGAAGATATGCCGAAGATCGACCTGCTGGTCATTACACACGATCATTACGACCATCTGGATTATCCCAGCATCAAAAAACTGCTGCCAAAAGTTGAAAAAGTGGTCACTGCTTTGGGAGTTGGGGCGCACCTGGAAAGCTGGGGTGTCAAAAATGGCAAAATTTACGAGCTCGATTGGTGGGAGGCGGTGCAGCTTTGCAAGGGGGTGAAAATGACCTCCACCCCGGCGCGGCATTTTTCGGGCCGCAGCTTTAAACGGGCTCAAACCTTATGGTCTTCTTTTGTGCTCGAACTTTTTGACTTCAGGATATTTCTTGGTGGAGATTCGGGTTACGACAACAGCTTTAAGAAAATTGGGGAGAAATTTGGGCCTTTTGACCTTGCGCTGCTGGAGTGCGGGCAATTCGGGAAGTACTGGCCTCAAATTCACATGTTCCCGGAGCAAACGGTACAGGCCGCGCAAGACCTGCAGGCAAAAAAGCTGGTACCGGTGCACTGGGCAAAATTTGTTTTGTCATACCACCCCTGGAACGAGCCCATACAGCGTTTTGTCACGGCGGCCAGAGCATCGAAATTAAATTATGTATCTCCAAAAATCGGGGAAATTGTAGATCTTTCTTCGGAATATCAACAGGAGCCATGGTGGCTTTTTGAAGAAAACAAAACTGAACAATATGAACGGGAGTCGGCAACACTGGGATAA
- a CDS encoding methyltransferase family protein — protein sequence MAVPKKDKIFVALQVLLMLVWFIPVAAWHFELSNNLHGLGLGFAVIGFVLVLMAFVQLNSALSPFPSPVKGAKLITSGVFAFARHPIYTGIIFMAFGLSIWLGSGYKMLISLLLYLLFYFKSRYEEKLLLKIFPEYVFYKRNTGRFFPKFKGRI from the coding sequence ATGGCTGTTCCCAAAAAGGATAAGATTTTTGTCGCACTTCAGGTTTTGCTTATGCTCGTGTGGTTCATTCCGGTAGCAGCCTGGCATTTTGAATTATCAAACAACCTTCACGGGCTGGGGCTGGGATTTGCTGTGATAGGTTTTGTGCTGGTGCTTATGGCCTTTGTGCAGCTTAATTCGGCCCTATCGCCTTTCCCCAGTCCTGTAAAAGGGGCAAAACTTATCACCAGCGGGGTTTTTGCCTTTGCGCGCCATCCCATTTATACCGGGATTATTTTTATGGCTTTTGGCCTTTCCATCTGGCTGGGTTCGGGTTATAAAATGCTTATTTCTTTGCTGCTGTACCTGTTGTTTTACTTCAAAAGCAGGTATGAAGAAAAACTGCTTTTAAAGATCTTTCCTGAATACGTATTTTATAAAAGGAATACCGGCAGATTTTTTCCTAAATTTAAAGGAAGAATTTGA